In one window of Myxococcus virescens DNA:
- a CDS encoding M3 family metallopeptidase, with protein MSESQVPDAARLVTCPPAEFTRAGEEAMAAARAGIAQLKALRPPYVTREVLELYDEATAALDDAGARASVARHAHPDAAMREAAEAAEQALETLSNDIRMDRGVYDVLAALDLSGEDAATRKWMEKVRREFRRAGVDRDDATRARVKALQEELVRIGQEFSRNIRQDTRTEALAPSALEGLPDDYVRAHPPGPDGKVRITTDYPDIVPFMTYSRDAQAREQMWRVFRQRGHPANADVLQRMVSRRNELATLLGYRNWAAYATEDKMIRDEGAASDFIEKIAAASGARMERDYATLLERKRRDVPGAERVNPWDQAYLEDRVKAEQYAFDSQVVRPYYEYTRVKQGVLDLTARLFGVTYRRVADAPVWHPDVEAYDVFEGATLRGRFYLDMHPRDDKYKHAAQFTLTSGKSGRRLPEGVLVCNFPRPGAEPALLQHSDVETFFHEFGHLLHHIFGGHTRWAGVSGVRTEWDFVEAPSQMLEEWARDTASLQTFAKHYQTNEPIPADVVERMRRAEEFGKGLWVRQQMFYAALSLELYRRKPEGVDAVSLVRELQGKFTPFPYVEGTYFHLSFGHLDGYSSNYYTYMWSLVIAKDLFTVFQQKGMLSPEPAQAYRRAVLEPGGSDDAARLVNAFLGRDYDFRAYEEWLNQAA; from the coding sequence GTGTCAGAGAGCCAAGTCCCCGACGCCGCCCGCCTCGTCACCTGCCCACCGGCCGAATTCACGCGTGCCGGTGAGGAGGCCATGGCCGCCGCCCGAGCGGGAATCGCCCAGCTCAAGGCCCTCCGCCCCCCCTACGTCACGCGCGAGGTGCTGGAGCTCTACGACGAGGCCACGGCCGCGCTCGACGATGCGGGAGCCCGCGCCAGCGTCGCCCGCCATGCGCACCCGGACGCCGCCATGCGCGAGGCCGCCGAGGCCGCCGAGCAGGCCCTGGAGACGCTCAGCAACGACATCCGCATGGACCGGGGCGTCTATGACGTGCTGGCTGCGCTGGATTTGTCCGGCGAGGACGCCGCCACGCGGAAGTGGATGGAGAAGGTGCGGCGGGAGTTCCGCCGCGCGGGCGTGGACCGGGATGACGCCACCCGCGCCCGGGTGAAGGCGCTCCAGGAGGAGCTGGTCCGCATCGGTCAGGAGTTCAGCCGCAACATCCGCCAGGACACGCGCACGGAAGCGCTGGCGCCGTCCGCGCTGGAGGGCCTGCCTGACGACTACGTGCGCGCCCACCCGCCCGGGCCGGACGGCAAGGTGCGCATCACCACGGACTACCCGGACATCGTCCCCTTCATGACGTACTCGCGGGATGCCCAGGCCCGCGAGCAGATGTGGCGCGTCTTCCGCCAGCGCGGCCATCCCGCCAACGCGGACGTCCTGCAGCGCATGGTGTCCCGCCGGAACGAGCTGGCCACGCTGCTGGGCTACCGGAACTGGGCGGCCTACGCGACCGAGGACAAGATGATTCGGGACGAGGGGGCCGCCTCGGACTTCATCGAGAAGATCGCCGCCGCGTCCGGTGCGCGCATGGAGCGCGACTACGCCACGCTGCTGGAGCGCAAGCGCCGTGACGTCCCTGGCGCCGAGCGCGTCAATCCGTGGGACCAGGCGTACCTGGAGGACCGCGTGAAGGCGGAGCAGTACGCCTTCGACTCGCAGGTGGTGCGGCCCTACTACGAGTACACGCGCGTGAAGCAGGGCGTGCTCGACCTGACGGCGCGCCTGTTCGGCGTCACCTACCGCCGCGTCGCGGACGCGCCGGTGTGGCACCCGGACGTGGAGGCCTACGACGTGTTCGAGGGCGCCACGCTGCGCGGGCGCTTCTACCTGGACATGCACCCGCGCGACGACAAGTACAAGCACGCGGCCCAGTTCACGCTGACCAGCGGGAAGTCGGGCCGGCGGCTGCCGGAAGGGGTGCTGGTCTGCAACTTCCCCCGTCCTGGCGCGGAGCCCGCGCTGCTCCAGCACAGCGACGTGGAGACCTTCTTCCACGAGTTCGGCCACCTGCTGCACCACATCTTCGGCGGCCACACGCGCTGGGCGGGGGTGTCCGGCGTGCGCACGGAGTGGGACTTCGTGGAGGCGCCGTCGCAGATGCTGGAGGAATGGGCGCGTGACACCGCCAGCCTCCAGACGTTCGCGAAGCACTACCAGACGAACGAGCCCATCCCCGCGGACGTGGTGGAGCGCATGCGCCGCGCGGAGGAGTTCGGCAAGGGCCTGTGGGTGCGCCAGCAGATGTTCTACGCGGCGCTCAGCCTGGAGCTGTACCGGCGCAAGCCGGAGGGCGTGGACGCGGTGTCGCTCGTGCGCGAGCTCCAGGGGAAGTTCACGCCCTTCCCGTACGTGGAGGGCACCTACTTCCATCTCTCCTTCGGCCACCTCGACGGGTACTCGTCCAACTACTACACGTACATGTGGTCGCTCGTCATCGCGAAGGACCTGTTCACGGTGTTCCAGCAGAAGGGGATGCTGTCCCCGGAGCCCGCTCAGGCCTACCGGCGCGCGGTGCTGGAGCCGGGTGGTTCGGACGACGCGGCCCGGCTGGTGAATGCCTTCCTGGGGCGCGACTACGACTTCCGCGCCTATGAGGAGTGGCTCAACCAGGCGGCGTGA
- a CDS encoding nuclear transport factor 2 family protein, producing the protein MRAFTDAFNRDDLDAVMAYFTPDALYETYDGKQCRGLAQVREAFAAQFRGDFGRIRFLTEDMVVDAPAGKVVLRWRCQHEVSARRGPRQLMYRLMYGQHFGWYGLDVLRWEAGRLREKRTYAQAGLPLVRRGRP; encoded by the coding sequence GTGCGGGCCTTCACTGACGCCTTCAACCGCGACGACCTCGATGCGGTGATGGCGTACTTCACGCCGGACGCGCTGTACGAGACGTACGACGGGAAGCAGTGCCGGGGCCTCGCGCAGGTACGTGAGGCCTTCGCCGCGCAGTTTCGCGGTGACTTCGGGCGCATCCGATTCCTCACCGAGGACATGGTGGTGGATGCGCCCGCGGGCAAGGTGGTGTTGCGCTGGCGCTGTCAGCACGAGGTGTCCGCGCGCCGCGGCCCGCGCCAGCTCATGTACCGGCTGATGTACGGCCAGCACTTCGGCTGGTACGGGCTGGACGTCCTGCGCTGGGAAGCTGGACGTCTGCGCGAGAAGCGGACGTACGCCCAGGCCGGGCTGCCCCTGGTGCGACGTGGGAGGCCTTGA
- a CDS encoding lamin tail domain-containing protein: MSRCPLALTRLLGLGVLCLGVVLVGCGDSATSPLPPLAKSLPDAALSTVQVDRVEQVLADGVDRVTITVTVRQKDGAPMEGRTVRVEVSGDGNTVTQPADRTNAQGMTTASVVSTRGGSKRVTASVDAEGGAVVLGSRPVVGFTVLRASRLAFAAASLSARAGAPIGGLDVEFRDADGRPVPSVTGEVTLSLAAGPGGASLGGTLRAQAVDGVARFQEVVLTRAGLGYQLKAEATGVEGAVSPSFDVTPAAAATVEVTGLPQTAIAGSTHDAEVTVRDAFGNVASGYRGTLSVQSSDATATLPGGHTFTEVNAGRFRFTGITLRRAGTQRVDVQDAAQAGLAGRQDVRVAADRTSALAFARVPSHASVRAALTAVEVVLQDAHGNQTPVGAPSVTLSLVPAGGVPLRGVTEVAPLEGLASFSSVHVDTEGRFQLHATADGLTPATSTDIDIIDDVFPAIPVLAATAATPDSVTVSWMAVGDDGDQGRAASHALRYSLNPIETDTDFNQATPVGGLGEPAEAGTQESAVLTGLQPGTNYYVVLRVADNQGNAVRSSSLMVQTQVQGVTRLVFSQQPADGDAGATQPDIRVSLLDDDGQVVTTATSPVTLTLEDEPGFTPLQVAAVAGVATFSGVVVEQAGTHRFIAAATGLDSEPSDTFTIAPGDAVRLALTGLVSPVAAGAAGSVVVTAHDAFDNVATGYTGAVRFSSTDAEAELPGDYTFTVADAGRRTFSGVRLLTSGPQSVAVVDTARPGLTDMLDVEVSTGAVAVLELSALPAEVEAGEAQSLTVTARDGFGNIVTGYTGTVHFESDDPGATLPANYTFVPGQDAGQRAFSVTLVTSGARSVTVREVGNTELAATVNTQVLSGPAVQLTVQLDSSTTRAGEPVGATVSVRDVHGNLASGYRGTVHFEIPGDAQATVPSDYSFTELDAGQRLFNVEFATVGTGQLVVADTTTATLTGNASVTVQPGLLAALSVAGPTEAIVAGEPQSFTVSARDRFGNVLTAYEGTVAPASTDPEAAPLSAHVYTAADQGAHTFTITFETAGAQSVTFTDGAASVSGTSDFTVEAGAPVQLAFVAPPEPGTVLEPLSATRVALQDAFGNVSNVTAPSVTLQLVGAVGVTLGGTLTVAPEAGVAVFSDLTVDQAGSFVLSATTENPALPSVDTMVTITDDVAPAEPVMSASLVDNTTVRLTWLATGDNGVVGNAARYELRYSAGPIDPQSFALASEVPTAAPRAPGQAEEVIHALPPSQAATWYFALRVFDGANNGSTVAFVSIAVPGPCGDIVCAPRAPECDEDGVQRVAYAEACVVTAGLAECQYTATPEVCPGQDGVCIAGVCDTAPAPVAGELVISEVMHRPDANTTEYIELTSTVDGPRDIANLRIRFDNGAGSETDFSVLTPGDRPLIVPGRGTFVLASNTDEATNGGVVAQYGYGSTLFELGHSGHLFVEMGATVVDDVAYSASFPQTTGRSMNLSSVVVGTRASQHAWYWCDSEEVLPGGGRGTPGGANASCGVEISSPVDHCAIQYPKSFATPIRAGRAESVYSQFYEPQVSTRNQNGNDGFPHLVAELGYGTDASSPASWTWVTAEPNAGFATPGNDDELVAPLNIAVPGSFIYGFRYRFTQGPAAAQAWVYCDQDGVVAEGSTGNYGTVTVVPPPAVANHVVISEVSGGNGGGAAATDEFIELYNPTNVDVNIGGWLVQYKSATGSPYSTIITIPAGAVIRAHGYFLLGGANYSGPVARDLGYSSDISASTSGGGHVRIGPGLTTAVNAVAVDKVAWGTGNSPEGIAAPNHPAAGGSLERKALSTSTSATMAAGGADASFGNGWDSNNNSADFVTRAIRQPQNALSPTEQP, encoded by the coding sequence ATGTCCCGTTGTCCTCTCGCGCTCACCCGGTTGCTGGGGTTGGGCGTGCTGTGCCTCGGCGTTGTGCTGGTGGGGTGTGGTGACAGCGCCACGTCGCCGCTCCCACCGCTAGCGAAGTCTCTGCCCGACGCGGCGCTCTCCACGGTGCAGGTGGACCGGGTGGAGCAGGTGCTGGCGGACGGCGTGGACCGGGTCACCATCACCGTGACGGTGCGGCAGAAGGACGGCGCTCCCATGGAGGGCCGCACGGTGCGGGTGGAGGTCTCCGGCGACGGGAACACCGTGACGCAGCCCGCGGACCGGACGAATGCCCAGGGCATGACCACCGCGTCCGTGGTGTCCACGCGAGGCGGCTCGAAGCGGGTGACGGCCTCGGTGGATGCCGAGGGAGGCGCGGTGGTGCTGGGCTCGCGTCCCGTCGTCGGCTTCACCGTGCTGCGGGCCTCGAGGCTGGCCTTCGCGGCGGCCTCGCTGTCGGCCCGAGCCGGTGCACCCATTGGCGGGCTGGACGTCGAGTTCCGGGACGCTGACGGCCGCCCGGTTCCCTCCGTTACGGGGGAGGTGACGCTCTCGTTGGCCGCGGGCCCGGGTGGGGCTTCGCTGGGAGGCACGCTCCGGGCTCAGGCCGTGGACGGCGTCGCCCGCTTCCAGGAAGTGGTGCTGACGCGCGCGGGCCTGGGCTATCAGCTCAAGGCCGAGGCCACCGGCGTCGAGGGCGCGGTCAGCCCTTCGTTCGACGTGACGCCGGCCGCCGCCGCCACCGTCGAGGTGACGGGGCTGCCGCAGACCGCCATCGCGGGCTCCACGCATGATGCGGAGGTGACGGTGCGTGACGCGTTCGGCAACGTCGCCAGTGGCTATCGCGGCACGCTGAGCGTGCAGTCCTCGGACGCCACGGCCACGCTGCCGGGTGGGCACACCTTCACGGAGGTGAACGCGGGCCGCTTCCGTTTCACGGGCATCACCCTGCGGCGGGCGGGCACCCAGCGTGTCGATGTACAGGACGCCGCGCAAGCGGGACTGGCGGGGCGCCAGGACGTTCGCGTCGCGGCGGACCGGACCTCGGCATTGGCTTTCGCGCGCGTGCCCTCGCATGCGTCCGTTCGTGCCGCGCTGACCGCCGTGGAGGTGGTGCTCCAGGATGCGCATGGCAACCAGACGCCCGTGGGCGCGCCTTCGGTGACGCTGTCCCTGGTGCCGGCGGGTGGCGTGCCACTGCGTGGTGTCACCGAGGTGGCGCCCCTGGAGGGGCTGGCGTCGTTCTCCAGCGTGCACGTGGACACGGAGGGCCGCTTCCAGCTTCATGCCACCGCGGATGGACTGACGCCCGCCACGAGCACGGACATCGACATCATCGATGATGTGTTCCCCGCCATCCCTGTCCTCGCGGCGACCGCGGCCACGCCCGACAGCGTCACGGTGTCCTGGATGGCCGTGGGTGATGACGGCGACCAGGGGCGGGCCGCGTCGCATGCCCTGCGTTACTCGCTGAACCCGATTGAGACGGATACGGACTTCAACCAGGCGACGCCGGTGGGCGGTCTGGGCGAGCCCGCGGAGGCCGGTACGCAGGAGTCCGCCGTCCTCACGGGCCTTCAGCCCGGCACGAACTACTATGTGGTGCTGCGCGTGGCGGACAACCAGGGCAACGCGGTTCGCTCCTCCAGCTTGATGGTGCAGACGCAGGTGCAGGGCGTCACCCGGCTCGTCTTCTCCCAGCAGCCCGCGGATGGTGACGCGGGTGCCACGCAGCCGGACATCCGCGTCTCGTTGCTGGATGACGACGGACAGGTCGTCACCACGGCCACTTCGCCGGTGACGCTCACGCTGGAGGATGAGCCCGGCTTCACGCCGTTGCAGGTGGCGGCGGTCGCGGGCGTGGCGACCTTCTCGGGCGTGGTGGTGGAGCAGGCGGGAACGCACCGCTTCATCGCGGCGGCCACGGGGTTGGACTCGGAGCCCAGCGACACGTTCACCATCGCGCCGGGCGACGCCGTCCGTCTGGCGCTCACGGGCCTTGTTTCACCCGTGGCCGCGGGCGCCGCGGGCAGCGTCGTGGTGACGGCCCATGACGCCTTCGACAACGTGGCCACGGGCTACACCGGCGCGGTGCGCTTCTCGTCCACTGACGCCGAGGCGGAGTTGCCTGGCGACTACACGTTCACCGTGGCGGATGCGGGCCGGCGGACCTTCAGCGGCGTGAGGCTGCTGACCTCTGGGCCTCAGAGCGTCGCCGTGGTGGACACGGCGCGGCCGGGGCTGACCGACATGCTCGATGTGGAGGTGAGCACCGGTGCGGTCGCCGTGTTGGAGCTGAGCGCGCTTCCCGCGGAAGTGGAGGCCGGCGAGGCGCAGAGCCTCACCGTCACCGCGCGCGACGGCTTCGGCAACATCGTCACGGGCTACACGGGCACGGTGCACTTCGAATCGGATGACCCGGGGGCGACGCTGCCCGCGAACTACACCTTCGTTCCCGGGCAGGACGCGGGGCAGCGCGCGTTCTCGGTGACGCTGGTGACCTCCGGCGCGCGTTCGGTGACGGTGCGGGAGGTGGGCAACACGGAGCTGGCGGCGACGGTGAACACCCAGGTCCTGTCTGGCCCCGCTGTGCAGTTGACGGTGCAGTTGGACTCATCGACGACCCGCGCGGGCGAGCCCGTGGGGGCCACCGTGTCGGTGCGGGATGTCCACGGCAACCTCGCCTCGGGCTACCGGGGCACCGTCCACTTCGAGATTCCAGGGGACGCCCAGGCCACCGTGCCTTCGGACTACTCCTTCACCGAGTTGGACGCCGGTCAGCGCCTCTTCAATGTGGAGTTCGCCACAGTGGGCACGGGTCAGCTCGTCGTCGCGGACACCACGACGGCGACGTTGACTGGGAATGCCTCGGTGACGGTGCAGCCCGGGCTCCTCGCGGCGTTGTCCGTGGCGGGGCCGACGGAGGCCATCGTCGCGGGCGAGCCTCAATCCTTCACCGTCTCCGCGCGTGACCGCTTCGGCAACGTGCTGACGGCGTACGAGGGAACGGTGGCGCCCGCGTCCACGGACCCGGAGGCTGCGCCCCTGTCGGCGCACGTGTACACCGCGGCGGACCAGGGAGCGCACACCTTCACCATCACCTTCGAGACGGCTGGAGCGCAGTCGGTGACGTTCACGGATGGCGCTGCCTCGGTGTCCGGTACGTCCGACTTCACCGTGGAGGCGGGCGCGCCCGTGCAGCTCGCGTTCGTCGCGCCTCCGGAGCCGGGCACCGTCCTGGAGCCGCTGTCCGCGACGCGGGTGGCCTTGCAGGACGCGTTCGGCAACGTCTCGAACGTCACGGCGCCGTCCGTGACGCTCCAGTTGGTGGGGGCGGTCGGGGTGACGCTGGGAGGCACCTTGACGGTGGCGCCGGAGGCGGGCGTAGCCGTCTTCAGCGACCTCACGGTGGACCAGGCGGGCAGCTTCGTCCTCTCCGCGACCACGGAGAACCCGGCGCTGCCCTCCGTTGACACGATGGTCACCATCACCGACGACGTCGCGCCCGCCGAGCCCGTGATGAGCGCCAGCCTGGTGGACAACACGACGGTTCGCCTGACGTGGCTGGCCACGGGAGACAACGGCGTCGTGGGCAACGCCGCGCGCTACGAGCTGCGCTACAGCGCGGGGCCCATTGACCCGCAGAGCTTCGCGCTGGCCAGCGAGGTGCCCACGGCGGCGCCCCGGGCGCCGGGACAGGCGGAGGAAGTGATTCACGCGCTGCCGCCGTCCCAGGCGGCCACCTGGTACTTCGCGCTCCGCGTCTTCGACGGCGCGAACAACGGCAGCACCGTGGCGTTCGTCTCCATCGCAGTGCCGGGCCCCTGCGGCGATATCGTCTGCGCGCCTCGCGCGCCGGAGTGTGACGAGGACGGCGTGCAACGCGTGGCGTACGCGGAAGCGTGCGTGGTGACGGCGGGCCTGGCGGAGTGCCAGTACACGGCTACCCCGGAGGTCTGCCCGGGGCAGGACGGCGTCTGCATCGCCGGTGTCTGTGACACGGCGCCCGCGCCCGTGGCGGGGGAGTTGGTCATCAGCGAGGTGATGCACCGCCCGGACGCGAACACCACCGAATACATCGAGCTGACCAGCACCGTCGACGGACCGCGGGACATCGCGAACCTGCGCATCCGCTTCGACAATGGCGCGGGCAGCGAGACGGACTTCAGTGTGCTGACGCCGGGCGACCGGCCCCTCATCGTCCCGGGCCGGGGCACCTTCGTCCTCGCGAGCAACACGGATGAGGCCACCAACGGCGGCGTGGTGGCGCAGTACGGCTACGGGAGCACGCTCTTCGAGCTTGGCCACTCGGGGCACCTCTTCGTCGAGATGGGCGCCACCGTGGTGGATGACGTGGCGTACTCGGCCTCCTTCCCGCAGACGACGGGGCGCTCGATGAACCTGTCGTCCGTGGTGGTGGGCACGCGGGCCAGCCAGCACGCCTGGTACTGGTGTGACTCGGAGGAGGTGCTTCCTGGCGGTGGACGGGGCACGCCGGGCGGCGCCAACGCGTCCTGCGGTGTGGAGATCTCCAGCCCGGTGGACCACTGCGCCATTCAGTATCCGAAGTCCTTCGCTACCCCCATCCGGGCGGGCCGCGCGGAGTCCGTCTACAGCCAGTTTTATGAGCCCCAGGTGAGCACCCGGAACCAGAACGGCAACGACGGCTTCCCTCACCTCGTGGCGGAGCTGGGCTACGGAACCGATGCCTCGTCACCCGCCTCGTGGACGTGGGTGACGGCGGAGCCGAACGCGGGCTTCGCCACGCCGGGCAACGACGATGAGTTGGTGGCTCCGTTGAACATCGCGGTACCGGGCAGCTTCATCTATGGCTTCCGCTACCGCTTCACCCAGGGGCCCGCGGCGGCCCAGGCGTGGGTGTACTGCGACCAGGACGGCGTCGTCGCGGAGGGGAGCACGGGCAATTACGGCACGGTGACGGTGGTGCCGCCGCCGGCCGTGGCCAATCACGTCGTCATCAGCGAGGTGAGCGGCGGCAACGGAGGCGGTGCCGCGGCGACCGATGAGTTCATCGAGCTCTACAACCCGACGAACGTCGACGTGAACATCGGCGGCTGGCTGGTGCAGTACAAGTCTGCAACAGGGTCCCCTTACTCCACCATCATCACCATTCCCGCCGGGGCTGTCATTCGTGCCCACGGGTACTTCCTGCTGGGGGGCGCCAACTACAGCGGCCCCGTGGCGCGGGATCTGGGCTATTCGTCCGACATCTCGGCGTCCACGTCGGGTGGGGGGCATGTTCGTATCGGTCCTGGCCTGACGACCGCCGTCAATGCCGTGGCGGTGGACAAGGTGGCGTGGGGCACCGGGAACTCGCCCGAGGGCATCGCCGCGCCCAATCACCCCGCGGCGGGCGGCAGCCTGGAGCGGAAGGCCCTGAGCACCTCGACCTCCGCCACCATGGCGGCGGGCGGCGCAGACGCGTCCTTCGGCAATGGCTGGGACTCGAACAACAACAGCGCGGACTTCGTCACCCGAGCCATCCGTCAGCCACAGAACGCCCTGAGCCCGACGGAACAGCCGTAG
- a CDS encoding SDR family oxidoreductase, whose translation MADGVFRDGLLAGKVAFISGGSSGINLGIAEAFVKAGAKVAINGRNVEKLEAAVKGLQAHGTAMGVAADVRDYAAVEKALQTVREAYGELDVVVCGAAGNFPAPALGMSSNGFKAVMDIDVLGTFNISRAAFEHLRKPGASLINISAPQAYLPMAMQAHVCAAKAGVDMLTRVLAIEWGGSGVRVNAITPGPIDDTEGMRRLAPSDEGRDKLAQALPLQRFGKKQDIAQLALFLASEGSSYITGSIMVCDGGQSLLGGGALMAALGM comes from the coding sequence ATGGCTGATGGCGTGTTCCGGGACGGGCTGCTCGCGGGCAAGGTGGCGTTCATTTCTGGCGGCAGCAGTGGCATCAACCTCGGCATCGCCGAGGCCTTCGTGAAGGCCGGCGCCAAGGTGGCCATCAACGGCCGCAACGTGGAGAAGCTCGAGGCCGCGGTGAAGGGGCTTCAGGCGCACGGCACCGCCATGGGCGTGGCCGCCGACGTCCGGGACTATGCCGCGGTGGAGAAGGCCCTCCAGACGGTGCGCGAGGCCTACGGTGAGCTGGACGTCGTCGTGTGTGGTGCCGCCGGCAACTTCCCCGCGCCCGCGCTGGGCATGTCGTCCAACGGCTTCAAGGCCGTCATGGACATCGACGTGCTGGGCACCTTCAACATCAGCCGCGCCGCCTTCGAGCATCTGCGCAAGCCGGGCGCGTCCCTCATCAACATCTCCGCGCCCCAGGCCTATCTCCCCATGGCCATGCAGGCCCACGTCTGTGCCGCCAAGGCCGGCGTGGACATGCTCACCCGCGTGCTGGCCATTGAATGGGGTGGCTCCGGCGTGCGCGTCAACGCGATTACTCCCGGCCCCATCGACGACACGGAAGGCATGCGCCGGCTCGCCCCCAGCGACGAGGGCCGCGACAAGCTCGCCCAGGCCCTGCCGCTCCAGCGTTTCGGGAAGAAGCAGGACATTGCCCAGCTCGCGCTCTTCCTGGCGTCGGAAGGCTCGTCCTACATCACCGGCTCCATCATGGTCTGCGACGGTGGCCAGTCCCTGCTGGGCGGCGGCGCGCTCATGGCCGCGCTCGGCATGTAG